In Vulpes lagopus strain Blue_001 chromosome 1, ASM1834538v1, whole genome shotgun sequence, a genomic segment contains:
- the LOC121471701 gene encoding tetraspanin-3-like, translating into MGQCGITSSKTVLVFLNLIFWGAAGVLCYVGAYVFITYDDYDHFFEDVYTLIPALVIIAVGALLFIIGLIGCCATIRESRCGLATFVIILLLVFVTEVVVVVLGYVYRAKVENEVYRSIQKVYKTYNGTNPDAASRAIDYVQRQLHCCGIHNCSDWENTDWFKETKNQSVPLSCCRETASSCNGSLAHPSNLYAEGCEALVVKKLQEIMMHVIWAALAFAAIQLLGMLCACIVLCRRSRDPAYELLITGGTSA; encoded by the coding sequence ATGGGCCAGTGCGGCATCACGTCCTCCAAGACCGTGCTGGTGTTCCTCAACCTCATCTTCTGGGGGGCAGCTGGCGTTTTATGTTATGTGGGAGCCTATGTCTTTATCACTTACGATGACTATGACCACTTCTTTGAAGATGTGTATACTCTCATTCCTGCTCTAGTGATCATAGCTGTAGGAGCCTTGCTTTTCATTATTGGCCTAATTGGCTGCTGTGCCACAATCCGAGAAAGCCGCTGTGGACTTGCCACGTTTGTCatcatcctactcttggtttttgTCACAGAAGTTGTTGTTGTGGTTTTGGGATACGTTTACAGAGCAAAGGTGGAAAATGAGGTCTATCGCAGCATTCAGAAAGTGTATAAGACCTACAATGGAACCAACCCTGATGCTGCTAGCCGGGCTATTGATTATGTACAGAGACAGCTGCATTGTTGTGGAATTCACAACTGTTCAGACTGGGAAAATACAGACTGgttcaaagaaaccaaaaaccagaGTGTCCCTCTTAGCTGCTGCAGAGAGACCGCCAGCAGCTGTAATGGCAGCCTGGCCCACCCCTCCAACCTCTATGCCGAGGGATGTGAGGCTCTAGTTgtaaagaagctacaggaaatcATGATGCATGTTATCTGGGCAGCGCTGGCATTTGCAGCTATTCAGCTGCTGGGCATGTTATGTGCATGCATCGTACTGTGCAGAAGGAGTAGAGATCCTGCTTATGAGCTCCTCATCACCGGTGGAACGTCCGCATAG